The Ananas comosus cultivar F153 linkage group 22, ASM154086v1, whole genome shotgun sequence genome segment ACCTATAATATAAAGACTTTTTTCCTAACTCTTACAATATACTGCACATGGATTCGTTAATATACggcattcaaaaaaaaatttctattaaataaGTTCTCCATGGAtgaataatatacatatatatattatatatatatagaaaatatatttatttaagatTTAAGATGTCGATATGAATGTATCTGGCTTTTTATTTTGTGATGTATCAGTAATATTTATCGACATTTTCCTTCATCTAAAGGGCAtttcgaaaaataaaagaaaataaaatctgaaaaaaatatcttgagcctctaaaaaaagatattatatatatatatatatatatatttatatatatatatatatattaaaaaaaagagccTCCACACAAAAGAAGCAACGCTGGCCACGAGATGTGGATTGGGGAGGGGAAAGTGCGGGGCGCGTCATTACGCTTTATGCCACGTCATCACAGTGGGGGGACACGTGTCGCCGCTCTACTGAGGCGTGGGAAAAGGGCCCCACAGGAAAAGCGAAAAGcgcaaaaaaaaagggcaaaaaaggTCAGCCCACTTGGGCCTTTTCTGAGccgcttatttttttaaataaataaataaatatcggAAAAAGGAGAGCCACATGATGGGCTTTACatttatttgcaaattaattaatgcGTGGGGTGGGACCCGCTTCTCCAGATGGTTCGATGTGATGGGCGTTGGTGGCGCGACACGTGCGCGACGGGAGAGGCGGTGGATGTGGATCGGACGGTGGAGGGTGATCGTAGTGGTGGTCGGTCGGGGTGATTAAGATGCGGGGCTCCTCGGTCGCGTCCTACCTGGTTTGGCTAAGATCACAAGATGTgtattctaacttttttttttaatgtttattttttttttaaaaggaaaaatgtaCGGAATATATCTAAACGACGAATTATTTTAAatggtctatatatatatctaattttcaaaaaaaaaattgaatattattACTCAAtctcttaatttatttaatttgtctGTACCGATTTCattattgatattttatataatttttataactataaattaataaaaataagtaattagctaaACTTATAAAGCGaactaaaattaaacaaataaattgaaagattgaataggaAAAACAAATTTTGGGTGCTTGGGTaacaagttttatatatttttacttttttctaaaaaaaatcgaGGACAAATTTGATAATAAAGAGTTTTAGGCTACGTTACGGCTGGTGTTTTAGATTAACACCAACTATTTTATGAATTATAAGTTACAAAAGGGGGGTTAAGTGCAAATATTGAGGGGTTTGTTTGTCATATGTTGGAAATGGGAGGTGTAAAGTGCAAAACCTAATATGTGCAAGGGAATTTTGATGCAATTTTCGCCGAAGTTTTAGGAGCTCAATTTGCACATTTTATAGTAATTTACCAAAAACTTGAACCTCATTtcctcaatttcaaatttaatatattacgCTCTTTAAGAATTTTAATTGTGGTTAATCGCGTTTAGATGGCTCTTCAATTACAAAATTCAATTACAAAATTCAGATACGATGTTTGCTTATTGAAAACACACTCGCACAAATCATATGATAAGTACAAATCAAGCCACGCACAAACACGAAAATAGAAGAGGCATCAAAtagttcaaatcaaataaattcaaaatttctgaAAAGGTCGGATAACCGGATCAAAATGGGTCATAGCACAGGTTATCATAAGCTCAAAAAACGAATTTGTTCACAAACAAGATGCATACGCTCAGGAGGAACATGAAATGAATAAAAATTGATGCTTCTTCTCTCCACAGCAACAAATATATgcagggctttttttgcatttagccccctgaagaatttttattttaaaagtagccctatcaaaatttaatttgcaaaaatagccctacTCCTGCCatgcaagcgccacgtcagcgccacgcgggcggggctgggggcggtagttaagttaaacacggtgaatcattcaccatgtttagacacggtgaatgattcaccgtgtttaatacgtattttttgtagaggaatagggagttagggatgttaatggggtatggatattcaaaatattattcgaacctaaacccgaataaattattttatatacataatttatttttacatatttatacaatatataaaatatccaataatttttatttcttagatcttcatccaatccaacggtataaaatatctaataattttaaaaatctataccattggattggatgaagatctaagaaataaaaattattagatattttatatattgtataaataaataaaaataaattatgtatatatataatttattcgggtttaggttcgaataatattttggatatccatacccCATTAACATCTCTAACTCCCTATTCTTCTAggaaaaaatacgtactaaacacggtgaaccattcaccgtgtttgaacacggtgaatggttcaccgtgtttaacttaatacACTGGCCCATGCccagcccgcgtggcgctgacgtggcgcctgcgtggcaggtgcagggccatttttgcaaattaaattttgatagggctatttttaaaataaaaatttactagggggctaaatgcaaaaaaaccccATATATGCAACATGCAACTAAATGGCGATAAAACTGAAAagatttaaatgaaaattggcGTATGTTTCTTCGATTCGAGCCATATAGGGCATTACCACCATCAATTATATtcacaaaattatgaaataagGGGAAATTGAAACCCCCCAACTTTAACTACTAAGGCTAATTATACACTCTTAATAACAATGGCTCTAGCAGTATAACAGTAAGAAAAAATACTGAAATAGGTTATAACCCACTTACTCGCATTCTTCTATGTATCCTTCGAAAGGAGATCTGAAAATTGGTACTAGGAAAACTCGGTTTGAACCGTCAAGTCCTGTATGCCCAAATCGTGACACAAGCCATGCACATAATGAAGGACCGAGTAGTCGTCCGCTCCTTTTTTAACCTGTGCGATGCATGCAGGAAAAAATACAGTGAACGACCGCATTAGATTTCCGGGGATTGATGTTGCATGTGTCGCATTGCACTTCGATTAGAGAACCTGTTTCTTTATACTTCGAGGATTAAGTAGATCTCAAAGTCTAAATATTCAGCCCGGACGTCGAGGCTTTGTGGAATAGATAGATTTCATTCTCTATAGTTTTACCTGAATGGAGAGTGAGCCAATGGCGTATCCAGGTACTAGTTCCCAAAACCGAGCTTGAGAAACTTCGGATACATCCTCAAGAGCGGATATCTAGAGAATGGCAGTCATATGAAACATGAGAAGCAGAATGCGAATGAACAAGAAAAGCGAACAACAggggtaaattaaaaaaagaaagagaaaaaggaaaagttcTTCTACCTGTCGGCAACATTTGTTTAAGGCGGAAGGGGGTACGCTTGCAGGTGCCATTTGCAGTAAGATACTGCCACTTGCCTTGAACAGCGGCAATACAACCATGAAAACTGTGACTGAAACAAGCCCCAAGCACAAGACTTCCGCATTCTCAACCCTATCATGTCACAATAGACATTATAGTAAGTTATTTGAGAAGGGGAATAacttgaagggaaaaaaaaaatgaagccaATAGATATTAATTTACCCTAATGTTAGAAACCACGATGCCAGGATCAAACCTGCACTGAGGAAAATTGTCGAGGTTTGTTTAGAATGAATAACCGTCCAATTAAACTTACACAAATAGTCAACTGGTTTATCACTTAGGGTAAACAATTATACCTACGAATTGAATCCGAAAGAACATGTAAGCAAACAGAGTGGTAGTTCATATCCTCGGCTTTCCTGTAAACTAATTAGTAATGTAAATCAGCATGATTCATGCATCTGTTCATGGCATCAAAATTCATCGGTTGTGAGAGATAACTGGGCATCAGGAATAGCTCGCATTAGTAGATGCCAGTAAGAGAAATAATTATGAGAGCATACCGATATTAACACGAGCATAGCTCCGAAAGAACCAAACGCCGAGTAGATTCACCAAAAGGTTCGTCACGGCAGAGACAATTAGGTAGTGCCTACGATCGAAAGTCATTTTATATGGGATTATGTAAATAAAAGACACTAGAATTTGCATATGAGGCTGCCAAGGTGAGGGAACATACAAAATAGCCATAGAAGACAATATTTTTGAGCTACAAGATAAGAAGTAAGCATAAAAACATGgtgatatggatatggatatggatagcTGCATTCCTAAAAATACACTTTGGAATTGCTACACACATAGCCCAATCCTGCAACTTTATTATGAAATAACAGTGAACCTCTAATAGCAAATTGGTGATCCGTATTAAATATTGGATCCACGTTTTTCCCCATTTAAGAATATggacatttccagctaagtttatttctaaaatgaaataaacgaagcaggtagcatgctacctatctctcaaaaaaaaacaaagaatatgGACATTTAAGAGGCCCTTTCTCTTATAATTAAGTCTCTTATACTTCTATAGAAAAAGACGAAAAAAACAGCTGGTGTAACAACTAGGTAATGAATTGACAATCTTTCAACTTCATGAACAGATACACTATCATAAATATCAAGCCCTTATGGTCAAGTGCCTGACAAAAAATAACTATGGATAACCAGAGATGGAAAAGCATGGGCTCAACCTTGGTTGTGAGTGAAAAACAAATGATGAAACTCCAACTtccaatattataaaattataaaatataatggaGCTAATCGTTGCAAAGATAAGAAGCAGGCAGCCTTTGAGCAACAGTCATTGTACATTTATTTTGTGTAGTGTTCTCTCAGATTATAGTAGCGAATCAGATGCTACAAAGGTTTTAGCATTTATTAGATAAACAATGATCACTGATGTATACTTAATGATCATCACTTTAGAGACTGATGAACATgaatatattttactaaaacataaaagaaaGCCATCTCTTTACAGAAGGACTTACTTGTGCTCAGATTCATCTTGTATAAATGCATGGAGCGCTTCAACAGCCAATGAGAATGACATAAACAACAAAAACAGCTGTCTACATGGGTAATCATAGATGTTAGCCCTAATAAATCACAAGTAAAATACAAAACATGTAATATATAATGTTATCAGCTCATAGTCATAGAATAGTGCGGTCAGGAATTATGGATTCTCTAAATTGCCCTTCACCCGCAAAGTATGCAACGTAGCCGCACAAACTTTTTGAGTTGTCACATATGGGTGCATTACATATATAAGTGCCTCAGAGTACAGTACAATCTAAGTGCTCTTAAGATTCTGCTAAACTCACAAAAAGGAATGTATAAAGAATTGGTTGCCATCACATATGGGGGGTTACACATAATGCTGCATGTCACATCCAGATATAATGAAACAGCAATTGAATAATTGCAGATGCCTCTTACTTATTTTCCTAAGCAATTCTCAGTTCTGAACAACACACCAAAGGTCCAAAGAcaaatgtatttatttttacctTCGCTCATtgaatctttttatatttttgttgtgTGCTTTTATTTATGGATGTACAGCTGTATGGGAATGTCTGACTGCTGCTAGTTATATTTGTCGTAAAAGGAAAGGTGCTCTCTTAACTATCAATCAAAATGAAGTCTTGCTTTGCCGACAATACATATGTATGTTGGAGGGACGAGATCTCTTTCACCCTAAAATAATAACTGGAGTTGCATCACGTTTTACCATTGAAACTACCCAAAAGCTGGTTACAGTAACTTCAGCATTTATTTGCAAGTTTTCAGCCAATCTGATTCAATTGTCTAATGACTCTAATCAACCTCAGGAACACAAGAACATTTTTAGTGCTTCAGTTTACAAACGCGATTGCATTATGAAAATTCTAGACCTTATATTGATAAGAATTACATAAATATCATTCAGAATAAACTTTCTAAACAACATACTAAATGCTATTAATTGAACAATCATTGAATATATAAGCTTGGGTTCTTACAGCATTTGTGAATGCGGACAAGACTTCTAATCTCTTGTACCTAACAGAAACAGCAAAAGGTAAATATGGATACTGAAATATGAATCCAAAAGTAATTTTCAAAACAAACTACACAAAATATCTTCAACCAAGCAGGATGGAGCAAAACATTAATAACTCAACAAATACCCCCCCTCCCCCCGAAAACTCATAATTCTCTAGATAAATGAACATGCAATACCGAAGTCCGAGGATAACAACAAGTAATAGGTTCACATGGCAACCAAGTTTGAAGCANgcccaaaaaaaaaaaacaaatcaagtAATAACTCAACAAATACccaaaaatggaaagaaaactCATAATTCTCTAGATAAATGAACATGCAATACCGAAGTCCGAGGATAACAACAAGTAATAGGTTCACATGGCAACCAAGTTTGAAGCATTTATCTTAGCATCAGAGACAcgtctttgcaaattgcaaaagAATCCATATGATTCAGGTATTCATGCTCTTCTAACTTCAAACAGTACCAAATATACGTATATACTTGAAGCCTTTTAGCATTATTATTGCCCAATGATTAAAAGCATACACATAATTGTAGACATCTAGCAAGTATACTGACTTTGCAAAAGCTCCAGCAGGGAGAAACAGGTTCCAAGTTGCATCAAAGATCGCCTTCTTTTATGTTCACATGAATCTCAAGTGATATAACTTTCCACTTTATCTCGCGCgaatttgatcttttttttcttcatcagACTAATAAATCAtgactaaactttttttttcatcagaCCAATATATCATGACTAAAAAGTATGAAATTCAATATTTTCAGTCAACTTGTTGCAGGCCGAAACCACTATAGACATCACAAAAGGGCAATATATATTTACTTGCACATAAATTTACTTGTTGGTGGAcagtaaacaaattaaaagcaAAATGAAGGAGGTTTAATTGGATGTACATAAGTCATATTCTATGATATGCAAGAATAAGAATCTTAAACGACAATGCGAATGCCACCTTGATGAATTTCTTCAAGATACTGACAGTGGATAATTAATTCATCTACATTTTACTTAGGATCAGCAACAGGCAAAATAAGTTTGTATAGGAATTAAAAACCAACCCATAAGTGTACACTTTGTCAGGCTTCCTTCGAGAAGCAGCCATAGCAAACAAGGAAAATGTTAAGAGTCCACAACCAAATGTCAAATGGAAAGCATCTGAAACTAAGCCTGCAAAGAGATCATTCAACATGATAAAGAACAGGATAATGTTAAACTGCAATCAAACAACAACCAGATAGCATGGGTTTCATGCGTTAACACATCTATATACTCCCATTCGGAAGTTATTACACCACTCTTAAAGCTCTAACTCTATGAAATGCTTGCTAAGATATTATATATGCTATGAACTCCGAACAAATGAGGAAATGATCTAATGTTATTTAGTGTTTTTACATCATACCAAGAACAATGCTTGGCATGAGATCCTTCGTTTCctcaaatttcaaaagtaaaaCAGTTTGATTAGTATAATTTGATACGATAGACAAAATTCTAATATTATGCCCTCTTTCCACGTCTTACTTTTTTTCTGTGTTGATGATTGATTGAGAAAGATTAATGTAGACAAAATGAGCAATCCCAAAACCCTCAATTCCTCATGCTAGTTTCTAAGCAGTCATTTGAAGGCATGATTCAAACAAATTTGCTAGGAACTTCAGAAAACCACTTGACAATTCAGGAATCCAACCGGAAATTATATTCATTTGATTGTTATCGCAGATATAATCCTAGTTTTTACCTTAATTTTGAATCCAGTGATCGCCATGATATTCGTACGAACTATAAGGAAGCATAAAAGCTTAAAACGCTGACCTACACGGCCGGTGAAGATGCCAATCAACAGCTCCGCCGTCGAGTACGCCACGTTTAGCGAGATCATCAAAGCGAGCCGCTTCATCGGCCGATTCCCGAACCTCACAGCCTTGACCAACGACGACACCATCCCGATCGCCGTGAGCTTCTCGGTGACGCCCCGATCGCCGAAACCCTGCCCGAGCCCGTCGATCTCCACGGGGGGCATGCTGATGCTCGAATCGCTCCGCCCGAGGAAGGGCCGCGAGGATCGGGTCCTCTCCGCGGGGATCGGGGAACGGAGATCGGGTTGGCGAAGGGAGTGTTGGCGAGAGAACGCGAACCTCCGGTCATCGCTTCCGAGGCCGTAGTCCCCGCCCCATGGGGGGCGGGAGGGGCCGAGGGAGGAGCTCcgagagggagggggaggcggagggAGCTTGGGGGCGGCTTCGGGGAGGAGGGATTGGCGAAGAGCGGCTTCGTCCTCCATGGAGGGGATCCGGTTATGAACTAGGGTTTAGGTAAGCGGAGAAACCCTAAGCTCGTGATCCGATCGAAtgcgaggaggaagaagaggatatAAGCATCAGTGTATGAGAcagagattttttatttttttttttcttttttttaaagggGAGGGAGAAGAAGCGTAAAATTTAGCATGAACCGGGCTCACCACGTCAGTCGTAGACCGCACCTCCAAAACTTTTTGCTTGGACTACTCTAAACACGGACCAAATTATACGCTTTGTTTCGACCAAAGTGTACATCCCCCTCCccatcattttaaaaaatatatatattttaatattaaaaaaaaaaaaaaaaagttagcaaAGCAATATGAACCTTTTGAACACTTTTGGAGTGTACGGATGACATTGCTCTTGGACTAAATTAGACTTCGACGAACTatctaatagaaaatataacaattaattttactttttttcatcCTCAAATATATGATAATTAAGAAAGATGTTATAACTACTTTACGGAAAGTTTTTTCCAGAATGTTGGTAAGTACAGTCTAAAAACTAGAATTCAACTCTTTAAAATTCTATGATCCAGGGTAAAGCCAAACAGGATACACATAGAAAAATCCGATAATAATTACAAACCacgaaacaaaatttttaaataagataatataaaattaaacaagaTGAGTGCAAATTCTTTGAACGTTCAGAGTGCCTGAAATtacaagaataaaagaaaaacacaatCCTTGCATTTTCACAAACAACGCCATCGTCATCCCCGTCGGATTACATATACTTGTTAcagaaaaaaaccaaaaagaaaagagtataCATATCTCAATGTAGAATACCACGaccagccaaaaaaaaaaaggacctcGTCCACAACCCCAACACAAATCCTTATTTGAGGAACAAAATTTACCCGCAATGTACAAGTGATCTTCATGAAGAGACAAATGCAGGATTGTTTTGTGTTACATGCCTTCAAAAACGATTCAACCCAAATTACGATAAATTACACATTGCTTACTAAAAGATTTAGCCCTAATAAGCTACTAGATTGCTCACTTCATATGAGGTAAAGACCCCCAAAACAAGGGAACTAATTAACAATCATGCACAGATAATAGAGCAGATAATACAATTAGGCAGCCTCTAGGAAAAATATAGAACTAGTAGTTCATACAACAACAATAGAAATATCGGAACTAGCAATGATTTAGCATATATACAAATAGGCCGCATAACGGTTTAATGTCCTGACACAGGCACAAAATAAAATCAGGGGGAATGGGAATGGGGAAAGACGCCGATTTACTCCTTGTGGTTGCTGTTCGAGCGGTCTTTCTTCTGGCCCCCGAGAATACGGGAAATTTGCAGGCCTCTGCTGAAGGCTTGATTGAAAAGCATCCTTGTCTGGAACTCGGAAACAAACGGGAACCAGGCCAAGAAGGCGATCGGAGTGAACAGGAGAAGGCCCATTATGATTTCGTAGCCCCGAGCTAGTGCCTTCACGGATTGCCATATCTTAGCCCTTACAACGAGAGGCTTACAAGCTTGTGCAATCTGAGATGAAGGCCAAGAAAGAAGGTATGTGATTAGAAAGGAACTAATAAGTGCCTGCTTTGGCTTGGCCTCTGGGATTTATATATTCCGGAAATTAAAGCTTCAAAATCAGGAGCTTTCCGGGCCGCAAAAGCCGAAACTCctatttgaagcttctgcttcagCAGCAACCAACAGCTGTTAGTGAAATGAATAAGCTGTTGGAGACTTGGAGCCTCTCCGAAGAGCTCTACTACTCAATCAACCATTTTATGTGAAAGGTTCGAATTGCAAAACCAGAGACAAACAAGCAAAGCAAATTACTGAAAAGAAATAGCTGAAATAAAAAGAGTACCTGAAGCATCCCCCATCCGGTTGGCAAGAAAGCAAGGCAGCAGACAAATATGTCTTGAACAGTCATGTGAGCAAATGCTATGAGGACTACAAGTATGGAAATGAAAGTTACAAAGAGAAGGCCCTTTATTAGCCGGAAAACAAGCTGATAATGGGCACTGAATTTTAGCCGACCAACAGACACCACCTGCAGaaggaaaatatataaacaagtCAGTAAAGCAACAGCGGTACCAATTAAGCACATAAATGCAAGCCATCGCAGTTTATGCTTGAACATAAAGCATAACCAAGTAAGAGTTATAAACACTGTTCGTAGAATCCCGATGTCCCATCTTTTTGTAGATTGCCGAAGACGCCTGCTTTCTTAGTGACTACCAACTCTCGATGACAAAACATAAATGCTGTGCATATACTAATGTGATTTGACTGTAACCAACCACACGGGTCGAGAGGAAGATTCTCTCTACTGACTCGTAAGGAGATTAATGGGCCAAGATTCTAAAATATTATGCTTCTAGGAGGCAATTAACAACCCTGATTGCATAAAACAAATGCAATTCAACTCTTAAGAACAATCTATGAGGAAAGGCCATTTAGAATAAAATGGCCTATGTTGGTGGTTGAAGGAACGCTACTTTACCTTCATGACAAGCAATATCACCAAGATCACAAGCCACGATACACAATAGACCTGAAAATATTACAAATCACAAGGCAAGAATGAGATTTTCTTTGGATAATTGGTGAAAAATGATAAGCAGCAAATGAGTAATGCATCAGTATATGTCAAGTTGAAGGGCAAAAGATACCAGCACACTCTGGGTCTTGAACCTCTTAGTTATATTCAAATGATACACGAGCCCATATTGATATATAAAGAAGCGTAATGCAAGTAGTATTTCAACAACAATCCCACGCTTCCCAGAATGCCTAAGATGTTCGTGCTCCATCTCCCACCACGATTCCCAACTCTTCTCTGGAAGCACACCGATGCCCCCACGGTTGCTGATCCACTTATGCCAATCAGTCCAATCATCGACAATCTTTTGCCATTCAAAACCCGAAGGGTTAAAGAGAAAAGGAGCAAAAAGCCAGGTGCCGACCATAAACCACATAGACACAGTAATAAAGATGTATGCAACAGCACCTCTATATGACTGACCAAAGATTTCGTACACAATAAGCAGAATCATCAGCTCAATACCCTTAACAAAATGACTGCGAGAATACAAACGATAATTGTCGGCAAACTTGGCGTGGAACACCACAAATCCACGACCTGTAGCTCTATATTCGGCACCTCCATGGAGCAACGTCCTTCCATAATAATGTGTCTTAGTCCCTAGAGAGAACGTAAAGAATACTGAAGCGAGTTGTAGTTGCATAAGAATGAATTCACTCAACGCAGTTCGGAACCCGTTCTCCAGACCAATTTCCATCATCATAGGAAGTGCCATCAAGAAGCCTAGCTGCACAAAGGACTGAGAAACTAGAGCAACCTGAAGAGGCTCATTGTGAATGAATCTTTTTCCGGTTGATAGTGCTGCATCAAGACCACTGAGAACAAGATACAGGCGTCCATACAGGAATACATACACTATCAAGACAGTTATCTGCACCAATCAATCAGGTAAAAGTTAATTACTTACTGCAAACTAGTTATAGCTATGAAAGGATTTCAGTGTATAAAGATGTACCATTGTACTGAAGTAGAAGCCTACTGTAGTGAAGTAACATGACAGCATTCTAAAGAAATCAAAACGGTGTCCGAGCCTGTAGATGTCACGACTTAATGTTTGTTCCCCGTTACCATTTGCTATCTTCGCCTCGAATAGAGAGATTTGATTAAGACCCACATCTCTTCCCTTGCCAACTTGCATGTATTCATGATGAGTAACATTGCCTTCACGCAGCGTCGAATTGAAACCTGGCATACAGAAAAAACATATGtcatgataaaaaaattttgaagcatGAATCGAGAAATGAAAGACCTGCATACCTGCAAATATGTCCTCActcaaattgataattttggaCGCCTTGCTTATACCACCCCTCGTTAGGTGGAAAAGCCGGTCGAAGACATCAGGATGACCATAATGGAACCGAACCCTGCACAGGAAAAAGGAGGTtcagagaagagagaaaaaggttgTAGAACATTGTAGGAAAGAAATGAACACGCCTTAACATCAAGCATTTCTCAACTAGCACACAAAACCGCAAAAATGATTAGACTGAAGTTCCTAGAAGACAATAACAGAAAAAGGAACCAAAAAtgagaggtaaaaaaaaaacactaaaatcCACCCAAATATATGATGATTGCTCGCCAAGTAGATTGAAATTCAAAACCTTGGTAGAGATCAGATTCCAACGGtaatcttataaaaattaaaccttAGTATATAGCTTTCAATCCTACAGCTAAAGCTGCTTGTATAATTTTTAGCTTTCTGATTCTATCATCAACGCCCATTGACAAAGAAACTGATGGGGAATCGGGTCTTTTTCGGATATATACTCGTCGTCAGAACCGTATTCAGAATATTTGGTTGGACGATGGACCAGTACTAGAAGTCTGACGTAAATCTGAGTTTGATTTCAGATTCGGTGGGTTAATTTTGAGAGTtttattagattaggatttttttactttatttggaAGCTTTAGATTAGAATTCTATTCCTTTCTAAAACTCTGTTTTGATTTCTGCTATGAGAATTTGTTTAATTCCCTTTTTAGGACTCCTAGTCGTGTTCCTAGTCGTTTTAACCCATATTCTATAAATAAGGGTCAAGACTCTGTAATAATGTATGCTTTTGAttaatgaaaattgaattatttgaaTTCCTCCTGAATTTTCCTTGCCTTTGCGAAAGCGTCGACTGGATTGAATCCGGCTCGAGAGCTCAGTCCCGTGgattatcttttcctttttcgtttatcttctattttattttagccGTTAGATTACAAATAAAAGATAGCCACTGAGATCGACCTATCTGTGCGGGACTCACCAGCAGGATCTCCGCACAACAAGGATGTACAGGAGAAGCCGTTCGTGAGGCGCATTCCCCCTACGATCCCGTCGTTGCCGCAGCAACCATCTAATCGAGATTGCAATCCAAGCCTTCTCCGTGGAAACGAGTCGTCatcgaatccttcaatttcTCTATTCTTTCTATGGATAATTCCTAATTCCTATTATCCTATTTCTAATTCCCTCCCTTTCTAAACCCTTACTCTAGCTCTCTTTTCCACTATTTTAGAAGTTCTAACGAAGCAGCTAAGATCCGATGATCGAAAGAAGTTACATCGACTCGCTCACGTGCAGACAATGGATCCGACCTTGCGG includes the following:
- the LOC109727333 gene encoding metal tolerance protein C2, whose protein sequence is MEDEAALRQSLLPEAAPKLPPPPPPSRSSSLGPSRPPWGGDYGLGSDDRRFAFSRQHSLRQPDLRSPIPAERTRSSRPFLGRSDSSISMPPVEIDGLGQGFGDRGVTEKLTAIGMVSSLVKAVRFGNRPMKRLALMISLNVAYSTAELLIGIFTGRVGLVSDAFHLTFGCGLLTFSLFAMAASRRKPDKVYTYGYKRLEVLSAFTNALFLLFMSFSLAVEALHAFIQDESEHKHYLIVSAVTNLLVNLLGVWFFRSYARVNIVYRKAEDMNYHSVCLHVLSDSIRSAGLILASWFLTLGVENAEVLCLGLVSVTVFMVVLPLFKASGSILLQMAPASVPPSALNKCCRQISALEDVSEVSQARFWELVPGYAIGSLSIQVKKGADDYSVLHYVHGLCHDLGIQDLTVQTEFS